From the Musa acuminata AAA Group cultivar baxijiao chromosome BXJ1-2, Cavendish_Baxijiao_AAA, whole genome shotgun sequence genome, one window contains:
- the LOC135609513 gene encoding 14-3-3-like protein D: protein MASQRDRENYVYIAKLAEQAERYDEMVDAMKKVASLDVDLTVEERNLLSVGYKNVVGARRASWRILSSIEQKEKARGNEHHVKQIKEYRQKAESELSGICSDIMTLIDEHLIPSSTAGESSIFFYKMKGDYYRYLAEFKTGNERKEATDKSLEAYQAATSTAEADLPPTHPIRLGLALNFSVFYYEIMNSPERACHLSKQAFDEAISELDTLNEESYKDSTLIMQLLRDNLTLWTSDIPEDGEDTAKSGAGEDAQ from the exons ATGGCGTCGCAGAGAGATCGCGAGAATTACGTCTACATCGCCAAGCTGGCCGAGCAGGCCGAGCGCTACGACG AGATGGTGGACGCGATGAAGAAGGTGGCGAGCCTAGACGTCGACCTCACCGTGGAGGAGCGAAACCTGCTGTCGGTGGGGTACAAGAACGTGGTCGGGGCGCGGCGGGCCTCGTGGAGGATcctctcttcgatcgaacagaagGAAAAGGCCAGAGGCAATGAGCATCATGTCAAGCAGATCAAGGAGTACCGGCAGAAGGCGGAATCGGAGCTCTCCGGCATCTGCAGCGACATCATGACCTTGATCGACGAGCATCTAATCCCGTCCTCCACCGCCGGGGAGTCATCGATTTTCTTCTACAAGAT GAAGGGAGATTATTATCGCTACTTGGCAGAATTCAAGACTGGCAATGAGAGGAAGGAGGCTACAGACAAGTCTTTGGAAGCATATCAG GCAGCTACCAGTACAGCTGAGGCAGATCTGCCTCCTACACACCCAATTCGCCTTGGTTTGGCATTGAATTTCTCTGTGTTCTATTATGAGATCATGAACTCACCTGAAAG GGCTTGTCACCTTTCCAAGCAAGCTTTTGATGAAGCAATTTCTGAGCTGGATACATTGAATGAGGAATCGTACAAAGACAGCACATTAATTATGCAACTTCTGAGGGATAACCTCACATTGTGGACCTCTGACATCCCTGAGGATGGAG